CCAGGCCTGTCTGGCGGGGCTGTCCAGCGACCTTGGAAATAAATCCGCAGCTGGCGCATCCCTCTTGTTCTACTTCGTAGCGCTCTTCTGCTTCCCCATTGGACTTTTCCTCGTCCCATTCATGTACGCCGCAGAGATCGCCCCGCTACGCACTCGTGCAAAGGTTACTGCGATGTCCGCTGCGGCAAACTGGCTCTTCAACTTCGTGTTGGCAGAGGTGAGCCCGGTCGGTTTCGCTACTATCAAATGGCGGTATTATATTGTTTACGCATGCATCAGCGCCTTCGCTGGTATATTTTTCTACTTGTTCTGCCCTGAGACTCGGGGCCGAACattggaggagatcgatGATATTTTCGTTCAATCCAAGTCTGTCTTTGATACTGTTCGTGTCGCACAGGAGATGCCATACCAGACGGAGATCTTGGCGCATGTCAGTGACACCGAGAAGGGTGGCCTGGAGGACATGCAAGTGGAGAATGCttaaaaattaaaaaatgACATGAAGACGTTCAAGATTATGGGAGGCTCATCGGGGTTGTTTAGTGGGAAGCTTGTCTGAGAATATAGATTTACGTCGGTAGCTAGTTCCGTTGGCAGGCATCTTGACAGGGTACGAATAAACCGTTTAGACAAGAATTTGATTTGTTTACCCTGAGACTTTGGCATGACAAGCAGATCGCAACTCCATATTCGTCAAGCATCCAATCCCAAAAGCAGGAATGATACGGACACAACGCAACAAGGTCGACGAAGGAAGATATCGCTGCGAATGCTTCACTCTTTCCAGGAAGGGTACAGTATATTGTCGTGTATACATATCCAACGCCAACAAATGCAGCGGAGTAGCAACCAGCTGAGTCAAGACGGGCACGGTCAACTGGGTGATGATCGGCTTTGCGTGGGGATGATCCGCCAAGCCATCGGGGATGACATCCGACAACCACGGGGCCAACGTAAATGATCCAAAGATCGTGACACCGTCTCGCACGAGGAAGATAGCAGCTGCAGTTCGTGCCAATGATTTATTATGGGGGACAGCGATTGGAGTGTTCAATGTCTTGGCATCGGGACCCCTGCCGGTACCGTATTCCTGCGCAAATCGGATGTCCTTCCACAGCGCTAGCGGCACATTGGCCATCATAGTTGTGGCAAACGTGATTGTCCCCGCGGCGGTTATCTCAAGCTTGCGACTGATTGTGTCGGTCAAGTTTGCCACGGAATAGGTTGCCGCGTAAAGGGTCCAAACGATACCAAACGGTCgctggaagatgaagagacCCGGCCGTCGGAGGGCTCCGAGCGCATGCCGACGAAGTCCGCGGAGAATGGGTTGCTTGAACGCGGCTTGCTCGACAAGCGCTCTGAGTGCTTGTTAGCGCGGAATCATCGCGCTTGGAAGCGAGTCAAACCTATCAATAATTGCGACCGCAGGTGTTACTAGGGATGCCGAGGTTGCTGCCGCAGCGAGATCACCAGCCAGCTGGCCTAGTTCAGGGTTGCCCCAGCGACTTTCATTGGATTGAATTTCTTGTTGCATAATGATAATGTGAAGTACATAGTTCCAAGTGTCTTGCTTATCTACTTTGAAAATGATGGATAGTGAGTACACTACTCAACCCAGCCAGATAGGAGCACCGGATAGCCTCCCGATGGTGCAGATTCCGAGAAGCAGCCACGCGTTTAGCTTCATGTTTTCCGCCGGAGCTCAAGCTTACTGCAGTTATCATGTGGGGTGAACGGGGAAGCCTCCGATATTTCGAAGGGGAGGGGCTTGTTGATCATTGACGTTTAAATCATTCTGTTCTTCGTCTCCGACTGATCAAGTTCACGTTGCCATCACCTCAACTCGGGCTTCCTACTCACAATGTCTACCACACTCATGAGACTTCGCTCGGCACGGCCTATTGGCTCTCGCCTACGCTCTGTTCCTGTGAGCTTTTCTATTCAAACTCGTGCTAAGACGACCTTGCCATTCCGCCTCCCCGATGCTCGAAATGAACCAAACGTGAGTTTAATGAAACCGTGTAGCCCATTTCAATGCTAATTCAACGATAGCCTCTATACAAGAAAGGCTCCCCAGAGCGCGCCAAGCTCGAAGAAGCATTGATCAAGCTCCGCTCTCAGTTGCCCGTGCGGAGTGAGCTCTTCTTTGATGGAAAATATCAGGCAAGCTCCGAGTCTTGGGATCAGCAATTGCCCTCCGAACACGCCGTCACCTTCACAAACTACCCACTTGCCACTGAAGAGCAAACCCGATCAGCGATTGAACTAGCCCTGGAGGCAAAGCAAAGCTGGCAAGATACCCCATTCGTTGACCGAGCTTCAATCTTCCTCAAGGCTGCTGAGCTGCTGTGCACCAAGTATCGATATGAAATTATTGCGGCTACGATGCTTGGACAAGGAAAGAACATCTGGCAGGGAGAGATTGATGCTGCGGCTGAATTGGCGGATTTCTTCCGCCAGAACTGCAACTGGGCGGCGGAAATCTTGGAGAAGCAGCCCACTCGTGGCAGTGATGGCATGTGGAGGTTAGTCTATATCAAAGATGTTGAGCTATTACGGGATCCGTTGCTAACTACTCGCAGTCGTATCGACTACCGTCCCTTGGAGGGCTTCGTTTACGCTGTCTCCCCTTTCAACTTCACAGCCATTGGCGGTAACCTGATCTGCGGACCTGCGCTGATGGGTAACGTCGTACTGTGGAAGCCTTCGGCATCTAACGTTTACGCCAGCTCTTTGCTCTACAAGGTTCTTTTGGAAGCTGGTCTTCCTCCCAATGTGATCCAATTTGTGACCGGTGACCCCGAAGCTATTACCGAGACGGTGCTCTCCCACCACGATTTCGCCGGCTTGAACTTCATCGGCTCTTCCGATGTCTTCCGTTCTTTGTACGGAAAGATTGGCCAGGGTGTTGCCGAGAAGAAATACCGCGAGTTCCCTCGCTTCGTTGCCGAGACCAGCGGAAAGAATTTCCACCTTATTCACCCCTCGGCCGATATCACCAGTGCGGTCAACCATACCGTTCGTGGCTCATTCGAATACCAGGGTCAGAAGTGCTCTGCCACATCTCGTCTCTACCTGCCCGAGTCTCGTGCAGAGGAGTTCCTTACCAAGTTGAAGGCTTCCATCCAGGAGATTACCATTGGAAGCCCGGACAAGGATTTGGAGGCTTTTATGGGCCCCGTCATCCACCGTGGATCATTTGAGAAGATCAAGTCCATCATTGATGCTAGCAACAAGGACCCCTCGCTCCAGCTGATTGCGGGTGGTACGTATGATGAATCTGTTGGATACTACGTGCACCCTACTGTGTACCAGGCCGAATCACCAGACCACAGACTTTTCAACGAGGAGATCTTCGGTCCCGTGCTTACCGTGTACATCTACAAGGATGCCGAATGGACGTCTATTTTGAAGTCTGTTGATCAGAATGGGGGTGGATTTGCCTTGACTGGTGCTGTCTTTGCCAAGGATCGCGTTGCCATCCGCCAGGCTGAAGATGCGCTCCGGTACTCTGCCGGTAACTTCTACATCAGTAAGTCTCGCCGTGTCTACGTGAATTGTTGTTCAATCTAACCGTTCATCTTTTCCAGATTGCAAGACAACCGCTGCCCTGATTGGCCAGCAGTCTTTCGGTGGTGCCCGTGCTAGCGGAACCAACGACAAGGCTGGTAGCGCCGACACTCTTCGTCGGTTTGTTAGCCCTCGGTTGATCAAGGAGGAGTTTTTCGATCAGGACGCGGGTTTCACTTATCCCAGCAACCACTAACGTTGGGACATGAAAATGAACGAATAATAGATTTTACGCTAGCCTACATGTACTTTCATAATGGAAGCCTACTGTTATGTATTTTTTTAATGAGTCCACTTCCAAAACAAGATGACACTAGAGTAGTTGACCGCTTCGGCGGCCTCTGGCCTGAATGAGGTGGGATTTGAATGGTCTTATTTATCTGGCTGGAGATGATGTTGGGGTTGTAAAATGTCCGATCCCACTCTGCTGTCTTTTTTGATGGGTGTCTCATTTCTGGATCTGTTTTCATCTCGGTGCGATACCGAAGTTGACAATGAACAATAGGACAGCGTGAACATACCGGGCTTATCACCCTTCGACAATCTGCAAAGGACTTTTCACTTGTAAAACCAAGAATATCAGACTAACCATATTGTGACTAAGAACTCTTCTGATCATAAAAAATGAGAAGAAGTCCCTGTTCCGCAACTAGAAACCTGTATCTTTGCGCATCTTTTTCATGGTTACTGTAACAACCCTGCCTGAGATGTCAGTACCTTCTCAATTGGAGATCTGCCATGGTTTCGGTCGCTTCTTGTAAACCTACAGTTGGATTAGAAAAAACCGGTGTGTTCTACCTGGTATAGTGCCGGGCATGGTGCTGAGGTCTTTCTTAAAGAAGTGTATGctttagggcttagggcttacGGACAAACTGGTGGTACTTGCTTACGACCACTCAAAGGCGGTGAAGGAGGGGTAGACTGGAGTAGGAGGCAGAAACAATACCCCAAATAGGAAGGTACACCTCCCAAGTCAGGGGTATAAGCCTTTTGCAATCAGCCGGAAATGTAACTATTCTCAATCATTCACCCCCTCATCAGATGATACTTCAGTTATCATGCCCACTTATTACCTATTACGTGGCTCCATTCTCTTATCAAGGATATCAAAGATATCCAGAATCTCAAAGCCTATTTTGGGCACATCGGGAGCCCTCCCGGTAGTCCCTCTCTCAGCCCCCGCACTCGTTCTAGATGTCGGAATTGACGCCGTTGACTCATGTTGAGCTGTGTAACTATAGATATAGAACTATTAGACCATCTGGTAGAAGATTTTCAACTACATCCTCATCTCAGATGGCTATCTCCAAGTCCGACCCAATCATCATTGTAGGCGGCGGAGCCTTCGGGCTCTCCAGCGCTCTTCACTTGACTCGCTCGGGCTTCACGAATATTTCTGTCTTTGAGAGGGATGAACACATTCCGCCGCGGTATTCGGCCGCCAATGATCTGAACAAGATTGTGCGCGCGGAATACGAGGATCCCTTCTACACCGATTTGACGATTGTAAGTCCAGCATCTTCGATGCACAAATAGTAACCGAGTTGATTACTGACCGGTGTCCTGTTCGATGATTCAGAAAGCTATCGCCGCATGGAAAACACCTCTTTTCGCACCTCACTTCCACCAAACTGGCTTCCTCCACTGTGTGTCTGGCGAAGCGCCCCAGAAAGCCATCGACACCCTCAACAGATTCCGAGCTTCGGCAAATGCAAGTGATCAAATCAAACCACACGTCGTACCGCTCAATGGTGTAGACGACATTCGCCAAGCTTGCTGGCAGCTCGATGGCCCCTTGACCGGATGGAACGGATACCTGAACCGCTTCGACGGGTATGCCCACTCCGGGAATGCCCTGGCAGGAGTATACCGCGCCGCGCAGGCCGCCGGCGTGCGCTTCTACCTCGGCGAACGCGGCGCAGTCGACGAAATCGTCTATGTCAGCACCCTGCAGGGCAAGAAGAGCTCCGGGATCCGAACAAAGGAGGGGAAGTTCCACCCATCTTCGCTGGTGATTGTCGCAGCGGGTGGTGCGGTGGGCCGTCTTGTCCCGGAGATCGGGAAGAAGGTCGTGGCCAAGTCGTGGTCTGTGGCACATGTTCTTCTTACCGATGAAGAGACTTCTGCGCTGCGTGGTATTCCTGTTACCTACGCTCGGGATCTGGGATTCCTCTTTGAGCCCGACCCAGAAACCAACTTGCTGAAGATTTGTCCCATGGGAGGAGGCTATATCAATACGGATCCTAAGACGGGTATTTCTCATGCGCCGGGGACTTTGGAGGAAAGTGCCTTTGTACCGGAGCACGATGAGAGGCAGATGAGGAAATTGCTGGCGCAGACTTTTCCGGCGCTGGCGAACCGTCCGCTGGTTAAGAAGTCGCTTTGCTGGTTTGCGGATACTGATGACTCGGACTTTATCATTGATTTTGTTCCCGGGACGTCGTCCTCGGTTGTTTTGTTGTCCGGTGATTCCGGGCATGGGTTCAAGATGTTCCCCATCTTTGGATCGTGGGTGTCGGATTTCCTCCAGGCTGGTCAGCAGAGTGAAACAAGGTGGAAATGGAAGCACACTGACCCTAACGAGGGCAAGGGGAATTGGGGTGGTGATGTGAGCTGGCGTCTTGGAGAGTCAAAGGAGCTCTCTGAGATTCGGCCTGCGGTATTGGCTAAGCTTTAGATTATTTGAAAACTAGATGAGTGCATGTGTTCATAATTACGGTATTTTCATATTTCAGAATATGTACCACTATTCCCTTCATGTCGTAGACCGGGTTCAGAGTTATTTGAGAACGGATAGAATGGATTGAGGAGGTCGGTAGAGACAAATTTGCAAGTCGTCAATTCATCACATGTTCAATCTACCATATTCTATGCTCAATCATTGCATTTGACACCCACTCAGTATCATAACTCTCAATCGAGTCTGCAACAGCCATGATCTCAGCCGAAGTCAGCATCGTACTAAAATCACACTCCACATCGAAATCAGGATCCGGCCTCAGAAGCGCATCATCGTATCGAACACACTGAGGTATAGCACCAGGAACCGGTGTTGCAGAAGGGGAAGTCGGGTGGGGAAGAACATTAGCCTGCTGGAAGAATTCAGAGACTGGCAAGGGTCGGGGCTGATCGCTAGAGATACAGCCTATTAATGTCTCATGTAGCTGCTGGAGCTCGGATCGCCGGAATTTGGCAACTTGGTTGCCGTCTCTGATCATTTCGTCAAAGATGGAATATGCTTTCTCCAGCCAGTTGGGGTGGCTTTCTAGTACACGTGGGTCGATGGCCGGGCCCATGAGGAGGATGATTGTGGATACGAAGACTGATTCTAGATCAAAGGGGAGGAAGTTTTCTAGAATTGGGATGTTAGTTGAGAAGGCCTGTCTATGACCAAAGGTTATTTTTACCTAAGAGGCCTTGACTCTGTAGACTGGAGAGAATGCTGATGATGTGCTGAGCGGATTCAAGACACATTTGCATCAGATTCCGGACGTTTCGGGAGGCATTGAGAGATTCCACACAGCTTTGGGGGGATTCGAAGCGGATTTTAAGAAAGCAGAATAGGAGAGGCCGGGTGGCTAGGATGATACACTGGATGTTGTGTGAGTGGTCTCTCATTTAACAACGAATTAGAcacttacctggtgatattggAGATGTAAATATGCTGATATGCGAGAAACTCCGCTGCCTGGATCCAAGTGTAGCGGGAATGACTCGCGAAGCTCATCGGCAAGCCCTGCGATATTCGCCAATGCTGCTTTTGTGCTAACCAGAAATGTCCGGTTGATGCGCCCATTGACAACATATATAGCTGTTTATTTTGTCAGAGGTGATCAACCAGGGGGGCTTAAGGAACCTTACTGCTGTTCACTTCGGCAATGATCTGAGACAACTTGATGTGCATGCCTAATGACATGGTCTCCGATGGGTCTGCAAAGGTGGGGAGCTGGGTTTGCACATATCGGTCATTGATTGATTGAGGCAGACCCATTAACGATGTCATTTCTCGATCCAGTATATATATAGTCCACCAGATTTTGCCGGATCTTTGGACCATGTCATGTCCCAAATCTTCGACTGGCATACTGGTGTGCATTCCTTGTGCCATAGCGATTCGGATTGCTTGACCGATCTAGAGCATTGGTCAGTCAGACGTTTCAGCTGAGAAATTCGTTAGCAACCTTACGTAGTTATGTGCTGATGTTCGATAGTCGACACACTGGTAGTATAGAGCGATGCAACATAAAATTTCTGTTCCGAGCATAGGGTCCCGGTATAGAGCAGTCGGGTCAGGCAAAAGCTGCAAAGCTTTGACGAAATAGCACACCCCTGGTGGCTTTTTGCCTTGGGCCTTGGGCTGAACGAACCCTTTCCCAAAGGCCAGGATAAGGAGAAAATGGATGTACCACAAAGTGTTTGTCATAGATTGTCCATCTCCAGTGTAAAATTTCTGCAACGAGCTCATGAACTCATCTTCGTCGAAAAGGTGATACAACTGCCCGCACCTGAATTGCACGGCGTTGATCAGATACATTGTGTGGTCGCGAGTCGGGACAACTGGAACATCTGGGCCCGGAGTTGTTCGTAACCCGTCCCACCCGAGTTCATAGGTCGTTTCATCAAATATCAAAGTTTCCGTGGGTAGTGCATCCTGATAGAGGTGCTGATGTGCCAAACTGAGAACTCGCCGAGTGAATGACCAGTTGGATGATGTTCCAAGATAGACTATAGATGTTAGAGTTGCGCATTTCAGCACCCCAGCGGAACCTACATGTGCGGCCATTCGCTGCAGACATGAAAGTAGGAGGACCGGATGATAACGGGTTGGCTAGCCCCGAGTCTAGATCCTCCAGATCCTGAGCTTCATCATGATCCTCCGGGGTAGTAGTCCTCTCCAACGGAGGTACATCTtggggatctttgggatctGGAATGGGTTAGTAGGTAATCACTTTAACAGAAAGCAAAACAAACCGATTTGAGTATCGAAATTCGAGCTGAAAGGGCTCACTTGGCCCTTCTCGTTCTGCTCTATACGCGCAATCTTCTGCTGCAGTTCCAGGATGTAGCTGCGATGAATGTGAGTCATCGATTCTTCTCAATGGTCCAGTTGACTTGCCCTCTTGTTACCAGGATCTTCTGATCGCGGTCATTGAATATGCAGCTAAGTTTCCGCTTGCTACATCCGTCGCATGGCTGCGACCCGGAACATTTGATCTTTTGTCTTCGGCATCGCACACAACTAAATTGTTAGTGAGTGTTTTTCATTAATTTAGGATCTAACTTACGCATTTGAGGACCGTTTTGTGACTCTTCCATTGCCCGCCATCTGTGTTGAAATATGCAGAAATCAGCCAAACCGAAATGCGGGGGAAAAGTTCCCCGTGAGGGCCCGTGAGGGCCGTGAGGGGATCTCTTGTTATCAAGACCAGGACGAATCAGATAGTTTGGTAGCGATGTGGATACACCACCTTATCTGTTCTGAAGATAGAGAAAGATTGATGTGTCGTCGGGTTCCCTCCCGATGATTCAAAAGAATTCCAATCTATGGCCATTTGACATCTTTATCTTTGTATACTCCTATGCTCCggactttcttcttctttttctaaCCTTTCAACGCTGCCCAAGTAGATTTCGATTTGTCTCCCAAAATTGCCTGCATGCCGTGTGACCCCAATGCTCAGTCCACCATTCTCCAAAGCTGTCTTGAACGCTTTGTTCATCCACCCGTAACACCCGCTCATCTCTTTTAAGGGAACAGAGTGCACATGGATGGGATGCCTTCAATGCGCCCTGGTCCGCCCGTGCCGTAATAACCTTGAACGCACTAGGATCTTGGACAACAGGGATCGGCCGCTGGCCTGCGGCTTGTAGAATAGCATTGAACACCACCGCCCGTTCACGCCAAGTAGTGAGCACATCGACGGcatcttgttcttctttgatGTTCTCTTGTTTGTTCACGCTGTTAAGTTTCATCCCACCGGCTTTGCCAGAACGGGCAGGGCCGATTCGCATACTTTGACTAAGAATTGTGTCACGTTTCCATCGGAGACTACGACCGGCAATGATGCGGGCGGCCGTTTGAAGAACAAGGTGAACGTTCAAGGCTGTAGTTGAAACGGCCTGTGAGGACGGTGAAGCCGAGGATCGCAGCTGGGATTTTGCGAGTGTAGCCTCTTTCCGAAGATTCTCAAACACATCTAAGAATAACTCGAGAAGGATTGATGGCGGTGGAATGTTTGTTGGACGAATGGTGGCCGTTGGGGCTGTGGTCCCAGAGACAGAACTACTAGGAGCCGGGCTAGGGGCCGTCGGCGGTGAGGCGGGTTTGGATTTGGGTAGAGCCTTCACAATAGGCCCATCTGAGAAATCACCCCAGTCATCGAAGGCATCGTCATCCCAGGTTGATGCAGGCGCATTAGTAGATTTAACAGGCGGCTTTGTAGGTGATGTTCTAGGAGGTTGTGTTCTTTTCTCGGAGACCTTGGGGGTGGGTTGGCTAGCAGGTGCATCAGTGAAATCGCCCCAGTCACCAAAAGAATCATCCTCCCATGTCGCCTGATGTTGGTTGTTACTATGTCCAAGGTTTGGGTTCTTTTTGGCAATTGTCGACGGATGTTTCACAACTAGTCTTGAGTCTTGCATAGAGAGTGAATCCAGCAAGTCAATTGTAGTAGAAACCTGCGTAGAATCTTGCCGAGGCTCTGGCGACGGCGACATAGTTATTGTGGATCGCCAAAGAGACGTTGATTGTGCATGTTGAGTGTTTGCATCAGGGCCCTCGAATTCACCCCAATCGTCTTCATCACTTGCTGGTGCGTCCAATGCTGCATCGAAAAATAAATCGCTACCTGGATTCAACGGAAGGTCAAATTCCTGATGACCAGGGCTTTGCCGTGAGGCTTCAGGAGCTGCAAATTGACTGACTGCTGCCGGGTTCGGATTGGAACGTTCCTTGTGCTGCACACTTTCTGATGACCCGAAGAAATCGAAGTTCCCGTCGACAGTGAGGAACGGGGGTTTTCGGTATTGCGATGGCTTCTGTATGGACTTGCTGTCTGGAACAGGTGCCTGGCCAAACGCTGCTAACAGATCTGCGGACATTTTGAATGCCCACGAATCTCATGAAGCTTTGAAAGGTGACATAAAGTGTAGCGCTACAAGTACAGCGCTACAACGAGTTTCTGCAGGGGCGGAGACACAAGATCGAATATGCTGATACCAGCCGCAATCTGTGTCGATTTAGGTGCGTAAACTTCCGGAGTATACAGCGGTGGAATGTCGCAATGGCCGAGTGGTGTGAGATAAGGCACGGGCGGTCTACTATCGCATCCCCCTCATCTTTCTAGGCTCCTTCCGTCATCCTCAGCAATGAGAACCATTGAGGAGACTAGGTACTTCCCCCAAATTGTGACCAAATTTTGACTTGTACTGACCCTCGCAGAAAGAGATGGGACATCCTGTTCTCCGACAACGAAACACCTTCCGACCTCCGAGCGGCGTTGCAATCCGAGCAAGGAGGAAACCTGTGCAATGACGGACTGAGGTCTGTTTGCTGGAAGGTTCTGTAGACAAGACAACATAGTATGGGGATATTTGCTCATTCTTCATAAAGTcgtttcttctcttcgacGGCTTGGATAAAACTGAATGGGCGCCTAAGCTCGACGAATCCCGGGATGCCTATCGTGCGCTGCGAGATCATTTCTTGAAATACATCGAACATCCGGACGATTTAGAGTCGACTGTTGATCCACTGGCGGACGATGAGCAGGTATGTGAATCGCCCTCTCGCTGTCTTTCGCCCAATCTGAAAAATCCTCCTAACTAATTCTTGTTGGAGCAATCAGTCCCCCTGGCAAACACTCCGACTCGACGAGACGCTGCGTGCCGAGATCCTCCAAGATGTCGATCGATGCTTGCaagaaaatttttttttccaagaGCCCGAAACGAAATCTAAGTTGACTGATATTCTGTTCGTCTACTCGAAGCTCAATCCAGATGTCGGCTACCGACAAGGAATGCACGAACTACTCGCGCCTATTCTCTGGGCAGTAGATCGAGACTCGGTGAAGCCACACCCCGGAGGGCTTGGCATGAACAAGGATACAAGTGAGGGTTTGATGCTAAAGCTTCTTGATGCACAATTCGTGGAACATGATTCATTTGCACTATTCCTCTCTGTTATGCAGACGAGCCGCATATGCTATGAACACGGCGAGACCCGGTCGGCAAATGGCCAGATAGATGTCATTCCGATAGTTGATCGGTGCCACTATCTCCATAAAGAAGCTTTGGCGGTTATCGATAATGAGCTCGCTGAGCATCTGGAAGCTGTGGATGTATTACCGCAAATTTTCCTTACGTGAGCTGCGTTCAGACCCCCATTCATTTCCTTCCGTACTAACTCACTAGAAAGCCGCTGGATGCGCCTTTTGTTTGGGCGAGAATTTCCATTTAACGACGTCCTAACCATGTGGGATCTACTGTTTGCTCATGGAGTACGGTCTGAACTTATTGATTTCACTTGCATTGCAATGCTGCTTAGAATCCGTTGGCAATGTCGGTCGACCTGCACAATTCCCTAATGTATTTTATCTTGCTGACGTGCATCGTTTAGTGCTCACGGCCGACTACACAACCGCCTTAACATTATTACTTCGCTATCCTTCGCCCCAACCACACAAACCTCAGACCTTTGTGGAAGATGCACTCTATCTGGAACAAAACCCTACTGCCAATCGAGGCAGTTTCATCATATCAAAATATTCAGGGAGACCGCCTGATTCCAAATCCCGCAACCACCCTGGTACACGGCCCACGAGGAAGGCCTTCCTTTGGGAAGACTTCAAGAAACACAGTGCAAGCAACTCCCCTGCTAGGTCACCAGCCCGGAACAGCCCCAAAAGTCTCGAATCTCTTTTCCAGGATGTGTCCCAGGGAATTCAACGCCGGACAGAGACCTGGGGCGTAGCCAAAGCTGTTCGTGGCGCCGTGACGGAAGCCAGGAAAAATATGCAGACGATGCATTTTGAACCGCACATGCGTGCTGGCTCTTTGAGGTCTGTTTCCGCGGCATCAGAATCGGACTTTAAATCCAAGGCG
The nucleotide sequence above comes from Penicillium digitatum chromosome 1, complete sequence. Encoded proteins:
- a CDS encoding Enoyl-CoA hydratase/isomerase, conserved site; amino-acid sequence: MQQEIQSNESRWGNPELGQLAGDLAAAATSASLVTPAVAIIDRALVEQAAFKQPILRGLRRHALGALRRPGLFIFQRPFGIVWTLYAATYSVANLTDTISRKLEITAAGTITFATTMMANVPLALWKDIRFAQEYGTGRGPDAKTLNTPIAVPHNKSLARTAAAIFLVRDGVTIFGSFTLAPWLSDVIPDGLADHPHAKPIITQLTVPVLTQLVATPLHLLALDMYTRQYTVPFLERVKHSQRYLPSSTLLRCVRIIPAFGIGCLTNMELRSACHAKVSG
- a CDS encoding Aldehyde dehydrogenase, C-terminal: MSTTLMRLRSARPIGSRLRSVPVSFSIQTRAKTTLPFRLPDARNEPNPLYKKGSPERAKLEEALIKLRSQLPVRSELFFDGKYQASSESWDQQLPSEHAVTFTNYPLATEEQTRSAIELALEAKQSWQDTPFVDRASIFLKAAELLCTKYRYEIIAATMLGQGKNIWQGEIDAAAELADFFRQNCNWAAEILEKQPTRGSDGMWSRIDYRPLEGFVYAVSPFNFTAIGGNLICGPALMGNVVLWKPSASNVYASSLLYKVLLEAGLPPNVIQFVTGDPEAITETVLSHHDFAGLNFIGSSDVFRSLYGKIGQGVAEKKYREFPRFVAETSGKNFHLIHPSADITSAVNHTVRGSFEYQGQKCSATSRLYLPESRAEEFLTKLKASIQEITIGSPDKDLEAFMGPVIHRGSFEKIKSIIDASNKDPSLQLIAGGTYDESVGYYVHPTVYQAESPDHRLFNEEIFGPVLTVYIYKDAEWTSILKSVDQNGGGFALTGAVFAKDRVAIRQAEDALRYSAGNFYINCKTTAALIGQQSFGGARASGTNDKAGSADTLRRFVSPRLIKEEFFDQDAGFTYPSNH
- a CDS encoding FAD dependent oxidoreductase, with product MAISKSDPIIIVGGGAFGLSSALHLTRSGFTNISVFERDEHIPPRYSAANDLNKIVRAEYEDPFYTDLTIKAIAAWKTPLFAPHFHQTGFLHCVSGEAPQKAIDTLNRFRASANASDQIKPHVVPLNGVDDIRQACWQLDGPLTGWNGYLNRFDGYAHSGNALAGVYRAAQAAGVRFYLGERGAVDEIVYVSTLQGKKSSGIRTKEGKFHPSSLVIVAAGGAVGRLVPEIGKKVVAKSWSVAHVLLTDEETSALRGIPVTYARDLGFLFEPDPETNLLKICPMGGGYINTDPKTGISHAPGTLEESAFVPEHDERQMRKLLAQTFPALANRPLVKKSLCWFADTDDSDFIIDFVPGTSSSVVLLSGDSGHGFKMFPIFGSWVSDFLQAGQQSETRWKWKHTDPNEGKGNWGGDVSWRLGESKELSEIRPAVLAKL
- a CDS encoding Fungal transcriptional regulatory protein, N-terminal; the encoded protein is MAGNGRVTKRSSNACVRCRRQKIKCSGSQPCDGCSKRKLSCIFNDRDQKILVTRGYILELQQKIARIEQNEKGQVSPFSSNFDTQIDPKDPQDVPPLERTTTPEDHDEAQDLEDLDSGLANPLSSGPPTFMSAANGRTFYLGTSSNWSFTRRVLSLAHQHLYQDALPTETLIFDETTYELGWDGLRTTPGPDVPVVPTRDHTMYLINAVQFRCGQLYHLFDEDEFMSSLQKFYTGDGQSMTNTLWYIHFLLILAFGKGFVQPKAQGKKPPGVCYFVKALQLLPDPTALYRDPMLGTEILCCIALYYQCVDYRTSAHNYIGQAIRIAMAQGMHTSMPVEDLGHDMVQRSGKIWWTIYILDREMTSLMGLPQSINDRYVQTQLPTFADPSETMSLGMHIKLSQIIAEVNSTIYVVNGRINRTFLVSTKAALANIAGLADELRESFPLHLDPGSGVSRISAYLHLQYHQCIILATRPLLFCFLKIRFESPQSCVESLNASRNVRNLMQMCLESAQHIISILSSLQSQGLLENFLPFDLESVFVSTIILLMGPAIDPRVLESHPNWLEKAYSIFDEMIRDGNQVAKFRRSELQQLHETLIGCISSDQPRPLPVSEFFQQANVLPHPTSPSATPVPGAIPQCVRYDDALLRPDPDFDVECDFSTMLTSAEIMAVADSIESYDTEWVSNAMIEHRIW
- a CDS encoding serine/threonine-protein kinase ppk6 — translated: MSADLLAAFGQAPVPDSKSIQKPSQYRKPPFLTVDGNFDFFGSSESVQHKERSNPNPAAVSQFAAPEASRQSPGHQEFDLPLNPGSDLFFDAALDAPASDEDDWGEFEGPDANTQHAQSTSLWRSTITMSPSPEPRQDSTQVSTTIDLLDSLSMQDSRLVVKHPSTIAKKNPNLGHSNNQHQATWEDDSFGDWGDFTDAPASQPTPKVSEKRTQPPRTSPTKPPVKSTNAPASTWDDDAFDDWGDFSDGPIVKALPKSKPASPPTAPSPAPSSSVSGTTAPTATIRPTNIPPPSILLELFLDVFENLRKEATLAKSQLRSSASPSSQAVSTTALNVHLVLQTAARIIAGRSLRWKRDTILSQSMRIGPARSGKAGGMKLNSVNKQENIKEEQDAVDVLTTWRERAVVFNAILQAAGQRPIPVVQDPSAFKVITARADQGALKASHPCALCSLKRDERVLRVDEQSVQDSFGEWWTEHWGHTACRQFWETNRNLLGQR